In the Sphingomonas sp. OV641 genome, GTTCATCGACTTCGGGGCGGTCGGCGTGCTCAGTCCCGCCCGGCGGAACGAGGTTGTCACGCTCGTCCTTGCCATCGCGGGTGAGGACACACGATCGGTGACGGACGTACTGCTGCAATGGTCGGGCGAGACCGATGTCGATCGCCAGGCGCTGACCCGCGACCTCGACGCGCTGATCGGCCAGTTCCGCGGGGCGGTACTCCAGCAGATCGAGCTCGCCGACATCTTCGGCCGCGTGTTCGCGCTGCTTCGAACCTATCGTCTGGCGCTGCCGCCGGACCTCGCCCTGCTGCTGCGCACCTTGCTGATCGCCGAAGGGTTCGTGCGACGGCTCGATCCCGGCTTTGACATCACCGCGCGCGCCGCACCGATCGCGCGCGAACTGCTGCGGGAGCGGATCGGCCCGGCCGGCCTCAAGCGTGGCGGACGCCGGCTGGCGACGAGCCTTGGCCGTCTGGCCGCCGCCTCGCCCGAGCTGGTGGCCTTCGCCGAGCGGGTTGCGCGGTCGGGTGCGCTGCCGATCGAGTTGCAGAAAGGTGCCGTCTCCTCACCACCGGCATTGCCCCGGGGCGCAGATCCCAACGTCCTGTCCGCCGGCCTGCTGGTCGCCGGCGCGATCCTCCAGCACGACCATGATGTTGTTGGAGCAATCCTGATGGCTTCTGCGATACTCCTTGCCGGCTGCGCTTGGTACGCGAACAGGCAGCGGCGCTGACCTCTTGTTGTCAGCCTTTCATGTACCCAGTCGCGCGCGATTGTTTCGCTACTGATATTTCATCTCCGACGAGCGGAACGAACCAATCGGCTTGGCGTTTTCCGAAAGTAAACCGGTTGGTACCAAAGCAGCTGACCGGTTCGATTGAGCGAGGGGTTCCGCGTGTCCGAACAAACGGTTGACGAGCCGCATCTGCCATCTGAGGGCTGGTCGGACTTCGGTGCCGAGCTCAGCGCGCTTATGCCTAGTCTGGCGCGCTATGCGCGATCGCTGGCCAGGAATCCCGATACTGCACAGGACCTTGTTCAGGAAACCGTGCTGAAAGCCTGGAGCAGCCGCGCATCCTTCGAAGCCGGTACAAATATGAAGGCGTGGACCTTCCGGATCCTTCGCAACTCATTTCTTTCGCAGGTACGCCGTCGAGGCACGGTACAAGTTAGCGAGACCGCCGAACTCGCCGACATTCCGGTGGCGTCGAACCAGGAATCCGTTGTGACGCTGAGCGATGTTCGCCGTCTATGGCCGCGCCTGACGCCTGAGCAGCAGCGGTGCATCAATTTCATCGGGATCGAGGGATTGAGCTATGAGGAGACAGCCACAATCGAGCAGGTTCCCGTCGGCACAATCAAGAGCCGCGTGGTAAGAGGGCGGCAGATGCTGCGCGCACTCCTAGATCACATGAACAGCGATAAGGGATACAAAACGGAATCTCAGGTCGTGGCGGCCGGTGCAACCTGTCAGGCCGAGCCACCAGTTATCGACGAGGTGCACGAGAGACAGATCGAGCTGCTGCAAAGCTGGCGGACGAAGCGTGCGGCCGACCGCTGTTTGGTAGGCTGAGTGGGCCGGGATCTCTTGATCCCGGCTTCGTGCGGCCAATTTCAGGTCCTTTACCGTCTCGGTTAGCAGAAGACCTGTCGCTAGGGATATCGCACAAAAGGACGAAGAGACCACGGCTGGCCGAGCGGATATGTCCTGTGGTCTGCCCTAACAGCCTACATCCTCCAGCGTGTCAGTTGTGCGCTGACTTCCGGGCTGCTCTCCCATCCACCGCCGGGCATCCAGGCGCTTACCCGTCACCGCCGCGGCAGCGTCAGAGCAGAGCCAGAGCAAGGGCGGCACCACGATCTCGGGCGACAGCAGTCCGTCGCGTGCACTATCCGGCAGTCCTTCGGGAATCATGCCGGTCAGCGTCGCGCCCCCCGGCAGGAGCGCGTTCACCGTGATGCCGCTGTCCGCAAGGTCCTGCGCCCAGATCGCGGTCTCCGATTCCAGCGCCGCCTTGGACGGGCCGTAGGGCGAGAAGCCGCGCCGTCGCATCGTC is a window encoding:
- a CDS encoding sigma-70 family RNA polymerase sigma factor; this translates as MSEQTVDEPHLPSEGWSDFGAELSALMPSLARYARSLARNPDTAQDLVQETVLKAWSSRASFEAGTNMKAWTFRILRNSFLSQVRRRGTVQVSETAELADIPVASNQESVVTLSDVRRLWPRLTPEQQRCINFIGIEGLSYEETATIEQVPVGTIKSRVVRGRQMLRALLDHMNSDKGYKTESQVVAAGATCQAEPPVIDEVHERQIELLQSWRTKRAADRCLVG